In the Corynebacterium gerontici genome, one interval contains:
- the pdxT gene encoding pyridoxal 5'-phosphate synthase glutaminase subunit PdxT: protein MVIGILALQGGIEEHRAVLERLGCQVRLVRFPTDLEGLDGIVIPGGESTVMDKLARAFGLAEPLRDALKSGLPAFGTCAGLIYLAEVENPAPAQQTLAVLPVRVRRNAFGTQKDSFEQLIDGQPATFIRAPEVVAAGDAEVIARLADGRIVGVRHGRNVAYSFHPEENGRTDLHEQWLRNLRGEKHV from the coding sequence ATGGTAATCGGCATCCTCGCACTTCAGGGCGGCATTGAGGAACACCGCGCTGTCCTGGAGCGCCTCGGCTGCCAGGTGCGCCTGGTGCGATTCCCCACCGACCTCGAAGGCCTCGACGGCATCGTCATCCCCGGCGGCGAATCCACCGTCATGGACAAACTCGCCCGCGCCTTTGGCCTGGCCGAGCCCCTGCGCGACGCCCTGAAATCGGGTCTGCCTGCCTTTGGCACCTGCGCCGGCCTGATCTACCTCGCCGAAGTGGAAAACCCGGCCCCCGCCCAGCAAACGCTTGCGGTGTTGCCCGTGCGTGTTCGTCGAAACGCTTTTGGCACCCAAAAAGACTCCTTTGAGCAGCTTATCGACGGCCAACCCGCCACATTCATCCGCGCCCCCGAAGTCGTAGCCGCAGGCGACGCCGAGGTGATCGCGAGGCTGGCGGATGGGCGAATCGTGGGCGTGCGGCACGGGCGCAACGTGGCCTACTCCTTCCACCCCGAAGAAAACGGACGCACTGACCTGCACGAACAATGGCTTCGGAACCTCAGGGGCGAAAAACACGTCTAA
- the pdxS gene encoding pyridoxal 5'-phosphate synthase lyase subunit PdxS, producing MAEQQHGTTRVKRGLADMLKNGVIMDVVTPEQARIAEDAGAAAVMALERVPADIRAQGGVARMSDPDLIEGIVDAVSIPVMAKARIGHFVEAQVLEALNVDFIDESEVLSPADYTHHINKWDFDVPFVCGATNLGEALRRITEGAAMIRSKGEAGTGDVSEAVRHLRTIKGEIARLQRLDRDELYVAAKELQAPYDLVAEVAETGKLPVVLFVAGGVATPADAALVRQMGAEGVFVGSGIFKSDNPAKRAEAIVKAATAYDDPKLIAEVSRNLGEAMVGINVADVPAPHRLAERGW from the coding sequence ATGGCTGAACAACAACACGGAACCACCCGCGTCAAGCGCGGACTCGCAGACATGCTGAAAAACGGCGTCATCATGGACGTCGTGACCCCTGAGCAGGCGCGCATCGCCGAAGACGCCGGAGCAGCGGCCGTGATGGCGCTCGAGCGCGTACCCGCCGACATCCGCGCCCAAGGCGGCGTGGCTCGCATGAGCGACCCCGACCTCATCGAAGGCATTGTCGACGCCGTCTCCATCCCAGTGATGGCCAAAGCCCGCATCGGCCACTTCGTCGAAGCCCAAGTGCTCGAGGCCCTGAATGTGGACTTCATCGACGAATCCGAGGTGCTCAGCCCCGCCGACTACACCCACCACATCAACAAGTGGGACTTCGACGTGCCCTTCGTCTGTGGCGCCACCAACCTGGGCGAAGCACTGCGCCGCATCACCGAGGGTGCCGCTATGATCCGCTCCAAAGGCGAAGCTGGCACCGGCGACGTCTCCGAGGCCGTGAGGCACCTGCGCACCATCAAGGGCGAAATCGCCCGACTCCAGCGCCTCGACCGCGACGAACTCTACGTAGCGGCCAAAGAGCTCCAGGCACCATATGACTTGGTAGCCGAGGTCGCAGAGACCGGCAAGCTGCCCGTGGTCCTGTTCGTCGCTGGTGGCGTTGCTACTCCCGCCGACGCCGCGCTCGTGCGCCAAATGGGTGCCGAGGGTGTGTTCGTGGGCTCGGGTATCTTCAAGTCCGACAATCCAGCGAAGCGCGCGGAGGCCATCGTCAAGGCCGCCACTGCCTACGATGATCCCAAGCTCATCGCCGAAGTCTCCCGCAACCTGGGCGAGGCCATGGTCGGCATCAACGTCGCCGACGTGCCCGCCCCGCACCGTTTGGCGGAGCGCGGATGGTAA
- a CDS encoding PLP-dependent aminotransferase family protein → MRSEAAAELTLHLDEHDTRPLPVQLTAQIRELITAGQLSPGDPIPSTRALCTQLGVSRGTVVAAYEQLSAEGYLHSERGSGTRIHPGLQPLPAATQEVRGREASKSLSTLTPGIPDVSTLIDPTWRAAWREAANNTEALPVAGSMALRREIAHHLRHMRGVIAHPEHIIVTSGAREGLMVLLHAMGTRLRVGVESPGYPSLRRVPELLGHQLVEVGTDAHGVREDALQPMDALICTPSHQYPHGGSLPAQRRTAIARWAELNNAWIIEDDFDSELRYEGQPLPALTALAPARTALLGTFSTLVSPTIACGYILVPPSLFDATLRIRTLLSQPAGAITQRALTHYMATGALRRRTQKLRRTYARRRDIVYQELGGLHDAELRPIRGGLHAVILCSRPAGEVVTGCAARSLGVTALDDYWGGAASSENGVVIGFGALEDDALRRALQTLAYELQRGG, encoded by the coding sequence GTGCGATCCGAAGCCGCCGCAGAACTCACCCTGCACCTCGACGAACACGACACCCGACCCCTCCCCGTGCAGCTCACAGCCCAGATCCGCGAACTCATCACCGCCGGCCAACTTTCGCCAGGCGACCCAATCCCATCCACCCGCGCCCTCTGCACCCAATTGGGGGTATCGCGCGGCACGGTCGTCGCCGCCTACGAGCAACTCAGCGCCGAAGGCTACCTCCACTCCGAACGCGGCTCAGGCACCCGCATCCACCCAGGATTGCAGCCCCTCCCCGCGGCCACGCAGGAGGTTCGGGGACGGGAGGCGTCGAAAAGCTTATCGACGCTCACGCCCGGCATCCCCGACGTCAGCACCCTCATAGACCCCACCTGGAGAGCAGCGTGGCGCGAAGCCGCGAACAACACCGAGGCACTGCCCGTGGCCGGGTCGATGGCGCTGCGACGCGAAATCGCGCACCACCTTCGGCACATGCGCGGCGTGATCGCACACCCCGAACACATCATCGTCACCTCCGGCGCACGCGAAGGACTCATGGTGCTGCTCCACGCGATGGGGACGAGGCTGCGGGTGGGAGTGGAATCACCCGGCTACCCAAGCCTGCGGCGCGTACCCGAACTTCTGGGCCACCAACTCGTGGAAGTAGGAACCGATGCCCACGGCGTGCGCGAAGACGCCCTCCAACCGATGGACGCACTGATCTGCACCCCAAGCCACCAGTACCCCCACGGCGGCTCCCTGCCCGCCCAACGCCGCACCGCCATCGCGCGCTGGGCCGAACTCAACAACGCCTGGATCATCGAGGACGACTTCGACTCCGAGCTTCGCTACGAAGGCCAACCACTGCCTGCACTCACCGCCCTAGCGCCCGCCCGCACCGCACTCCTGGGCACCTTCTCTACCCTGGTAAGCCCCACAATCGCCTGCGGCTACATCCTCGTGCCCCCTTCGCTTTTCGACGCCACGCTGCGCATCCGCACCCTACTGAGCCAACCCGCCGGCGCCATCACCCAACGAGCCCTCACCCACTACATGGCCACCGGCGCCCTTCGGCGACGCACCCAAAAACTGCGGCGCACCTACGCCCGGCGCCGCGACATCGTCTACCAGGAGCTCGGCGGTCTACACGATGCTGAGTTGCGGCCGATCCGCGGCGGACTGCACGCGGTGATCCTCTGCTCCAGGCCGGCGGGTGAGGTCGTGACCGGCTGCGCGGCGCGAAGCCTGGGAGTAACCGCGCTCGACGACTACTGGGGCGGCGCCGCAAGCAGCGAAAATGGTGTGGTGATCGGCTTCGGCGCGCTCGAGGACGACGCGCTACGACGAGCTCTGCAGACACTCGCCTACGAACTCCAGCGCGGCGGCTAA
- a CDS encoding molybdopterin-dependent oxidoreductase — protein sequence MWLRATHLINFILIGMLLRSGFEILSSMPRLWWSNDCAPGKEWLKFTKRELPREEGVYTSLMDEKSLSPIISLPGRENVGLGRHWHGAAVMLWVLNGLVYVTLLLSTGLWRRIVPTSWEVFGDAWESAKIYAGFGVPSLENFQPYDALQMLAYSAVIFVFAPMMMFTGVAMSPAIRERFPRYVKMLGGHQGARSLHFLSMVCISVFIIIHVTLVFAVHREHNLVHMVFGDVDTARYAQAFTAITLTIAAVIIFWIALSYFTLADRARAHHFLVPFTELGRKFFLNPLKAAPKNAFTDADISQFHWTNGLPPTEEESREWLAAKSDDWESYRVQVGDRSLTLSDLEALPQASYIATHTCMQGWSATSRWEGPRLRDLLPPRPEGANYVLIESYGLAQQMYDNRPREPFYAVIEASTALEDRTILAIRRNGHPLEVHLGAPARLRAESQHGYKAVKWVKSIQWIADYADYGDGRGGTREDSALQAFNGRI from the coding sequence ATGTGGCTCCGAGCCACACATCTCATCAATTTCATCTTGATTGGCATGCTTTTGCGGTCAGGCTTCGAGATCCTTAGTTCAATGCCACGCCTCTGGTGGTCCAATGATTGCGCCCCGGGCAAGGAGTGGCTGAAATTCACAAAGCGAGAGTTACCCCGGGAAGAGGGGGTCTACACCTCGCTTATGGATGAAAAATCTCTCTCACCGATCATCTCACTGCCCGGCAGGGAAAACGTCGGCCTTGGACGCCATTGGCACGGCGCAGCCGTGATGCTTTGGGTACTGAACGGCCTCGTGTATGTCACTCTGCTCCTCAGTACAGGATTATGGCGCCGAATCGTCCCTACGAGTTGGGAGGTGTTCGGGGATGCTTGGGAGTCCGCGAAGATTTACGCCGGTTTTGGTGTGCCTTCCCTGGAGAATTTTCAGCCTTACGATGCGTTACAGATGCTGGCATATTCGGCAGTCATCTTCGTGTTTGCACCGATGATGATGTTTACCGGTGTGGCGATGTCCCCCGCTATCCGCGAGCGCTTTCCCAGGTACGTCAAAATGCTCGGCGGCCATCAGGGTGCGCGTTCGCTGCACTTCCTTTCCATGGTGTGCATTTCGGTGTTCATCATCATCCACGTGACCCTGGTGTTTGCCGTGCATCGAGAGCACAATTTGGTGCACATGGTGTTTGGCGATGTGGACACAGCTCGTTATGCACAGGCATTCACCGCGATTACGCTCACCATTGCGGCGGTGATCATTTTTTGGATCGCGTTGAGTTACTTCACCTTGGCGGATCGCGCTCGGGCACACCATTTCCTGGTTCCTTTCACTGAGCTGGGCCGCAAGTTTTTCTTGAACCCTCTCAAAGCTGCCCCAAAGAACGCTTTCACGGACGCGGACATTTCGCAGTTCCACTGGACCAACGGTTTGCCGCCCACCGAGGAGGAGTCGCGGGAGTGGCTCGCCGCAAAGTCGGACGATTGGGAAAGTTATAGGGTTCAGGTGGGCGATCGTTCGCTCACCTTGTCCGATCTCGAGGCTTTGCCGCAGGCTAGCTACATCGCCACGCATACCTGTATGCAGGGCTGGTCGGCTACATCGCGCTGGGAAGGCCCTCGCCTTCGGGATCTTTTGCCTCCTCGCCCCGAGGGCGCGAACTACGTGTTGATCGAGTCCTATGGTCTGGCCCAGCAGATGTATGACAATCGCCCCCGCGAGCCCTTTTATGCAGTGATCGAGGCGTCTACCGCCCTGGAGGATCGCACCATTTTGGCGATTCGTCGCAATGGTCACCCGTTGGAGGTTCATTTGGGGGCACCTGCTAGGCTTCGCGCTGAATCACAGCACGGTTACAAGGCCGTGAAGTGGGTGAAATCGATTCAGTGGATCGCGGATTACGCCGATTATGGTGATGGCCGCGGCGGCACCCGCGAGGACTCCGCACTTCAGGCGTTTAATGGAAGGATCTAG
- a CDS encoding pyruvate dehydrogenase, with the protein MSKSFAQQLVEHLEQQGVRRIYGLVGDSLNPITDAISKSSIEWVHVHHEEAAAFAAGAESLLTGELAVCAGSCGPGNTHLLQGLYDSHRNRAKVLALASHIPTPNIGSEYHQETHPTKVFEDASAYCEMVHSPEQGAQALHHAIQSTLLGKGVSVLVLPGDVSKLDAVDHSSLDGRYSKEHPTLMPPKLQVEALAEAINEAKTVAIFAGVGAVEAREELLELAEKLKAPIGHALRGKMGLQPNNPFDVGMTGLLGYGACHDAIHEAELAILIGTDFPYREFLPKNVAQIDVDGTRLGRRTSTSYPVHGDAKVTLQQLLPRVEAKDDAFLRKMLKVHEKKKEHVVNAYARSDHGQVPLHPEFVAAQLDEVAAADAVFTVDTGMCTVWGARYINNPGGRELLASFRHGTMANALPQAIGAQLSHPDRQVVAMCGDGGLAMLLGELLTVRLHELPLKMVVFNNQTLGMVKLEMMVEGMPSFGTDNGMVDYAAIAKGVGIHAIRVTQPEEVRTALASAMAHPGPVLVDVVTNPDSLSVPPDITMDVLTGFAKASARTALQGGFGELLDLAKSNIRNMPR; encoded by the coding sequence ATGTCGAAAAGTTTTGCGCAGCAGTTGGTCGAGCACCTTGAGCAGCAGGGTGTTCGTAGAATCTACGGCCTTGTGGGAGACTCGCTGAACCCGATCACGGACGCGATTTCTAAGTCCAGCATCGAGTGGGTGCACGTGCACCATGAGGAGGCGGCGGCTTTCGCGGCAGGCGCCGAAAGTCTGCTCACAGGCGAGCTTGCAGTGTGCGCCGGGTCTTGCGGACCAGGCAATACGCACTTGTTGCAGGGGCTCTACGATTCGCATCGCAACCGCGCCAAGGTGTTGGCACTGGCCAGCCACATTCCCACCCCAAACATCGGCAGTGAGTACCACCAAGAAACGCACCCCACCAAGGTGTTCGAGGACGCCTCCGCTTATTGCGAAATGGTGCACAGCCCCGAGCAAGGCGCGCAGGCGCTGCATCATGCAATCCAGTCCACGCTGCTGGGCAAGGGCGTGTCGGTGCTGGTGCTGCCGGGTGATGTGTCCAAGTTGGACGCGGTGGATCATTCCTCTCTTGATGGCCGGTATTCCAAGGAGCATCCCACCCTCATGCCGCCGAAGTTGCAGGTAGAGGCGCTGGCGGAAGCCATCAACGAGGCCAAGACCGTCGCTATTTTTGCGGGCGTGGGCGCGGTCGAGGCTCGCGAGGAACTGCTGGAGCTCGCCGAGAAGCTCAAGGCCCCAATCGGGCACGCGCTTAGAGGAAAGATGGGACTCCAGCCGAATAATCCCTTCGACGTCGGCATGACCGGCCTGCTGGGCTACGGCGCCTGCCACGATGCTATCCACGAGGCCGAACTGGCCATTCTCATCGGCACAGACTTCCCCTACCGCGAGTTCCTCCCAAAGAATGTCGCCCAGATCGATGTGGACGGCACGAGGTTGGGACGTAGGACGTCGACAAGCTATCCCGTGCACGGCGATGCGAAAGTGACCCTGCAGCAGCTCCTCCCGCGTGTGGAGGCGAAGGATGACGCGTTCCTTCGCAAGATGCTCAAGGTGCATGAGAAGAAGAAGGAGCACGTGGTCAACGCCTACGCGCGCAGTGATCACGGGCAGGTGCCGTTGCACCCGGAGTTCGTGGCCGCGCAGCTCGACGAGGTCGCGGCGGCTGATGCGGTGTTCACGGTGGACACGGGCATGTGCACGGTGTGGGGCGCGCGCTATATCAATAATCCGGGTGGGCGCGAGCTGCTAGCTTCCTTCCGCCACGGCACCATGGCTAATGCCTTGCCGCAGGCGATCGGCGCGCAGCTTTCCCACCCGGACCGCCAGGTGGTGGCCATGTGTGGTGACGGCGGCCTGGCCATGCTGCTAGGCGAGCTGCTCACTGTCCGCCTTCACGAGCTGCCTCTGAAGATGGTGGTGTTCAATAATCAGACCCTGGGCATGGTCAAGCTGGAGATGATGGTGGAGGGGATGCCCAGCTTCGGCACAGACAACGGGATGGTGGATTACGCGGCGATTGCCAAGGGAGTGGGCATTCACGCCATCCGGGTCACACAGCCCGAGGAGGTCCGCACTGCGTTGGCCAGCGCCATGGCGCATCCAGGGCCCGTCCTGGTGGATGTGGTCACGAACCCCGATTCCCTTTCCGTCCCGCCGGACATCACCATGGACGTGCTCACGGGCTTTGCCAAGGCTTCCGCGCGCACCGCTTTGCAGGGCGGCTTCGGCGAGCTGCTGGATTTGGCCAAGTCCAATATCCGGAACATGCCTAGGTGA
- the hisC gene encoding histidinol-phosphate transaminase has translation MSNLEQSSQRFHIRKDLGGIPKYMPGKDAPQAVKLSSNEVTHPPLPGVAEAMTRATAEANRYPDIANVKLRTALADSLGLSWEQVAVGVGSSALCQQLVQISAGPGDEVIYPWRSFEAYPIFVQVTGATAVPVPLDNNGANDLDAMADAITDNTKLIFVCNPNNPTGAEVSKAAFERFLKRVPSDVVIALDEAYTEYLRVEDTPLSTELLADHPNLIGLRTFSKAYGLAGVRVGYAFGQEAIIDALNRVALPFGVNVAAQAGALASLEAQQELLERTEIVVRNRDRVADHLGVPRSQANFVWLETTDGQRIAEQLFEQGVIVRAFPEGVRITVTDDEETDRLLAAWDAIDH, from the coding sequence ATGTCGAATCTTGAACAGTCCAGTCAGCGTTTCCACATCCGCAAGGATCTTGGCGGCATCCCGAAGTATATGCCGGGCAAGGATGCGCCTCAGGCTGTGAAACTTTCGTCCAACGAGGTCACCCATCCTCCCCTGCCTGGGGTTGCAGAGGCGATGACTCGCGCGACGGCGGAGGCGAACCGCTATCCAGACATCGCCAACGTGAAGCTGCGTACTGCCTTGGCGGATTCTCTGGGGTTAAGTTGGGAACAGGTAGCCGTCGGTGTGGGCTCTTCGGCGCTGTGTCAGCAGCTCGTTCAGATTTCCGCAGGCCCCGGTGATGAGGTGATTTATCCGTGGCGCTCTTTCGAAGCGTATCCAATTTTTGTGCAGGTCACCGGCGCTACGGCCGTCCCGGTCCCCCTGGACAACAACGGCGCCAATGACCTCGATGCGATGGCCGACGCCATCACGGACAACACCAAGCTCATTTTCGTGTGCAATCCCAATAATCCCACCGGCGCCGAGGTATCAAAGGCAGCCTTCGAGCGCTTCCTTAAGCGGGTGCCCAGCGATGTAGTCATCGCTCTCGACGAGGCCTATACCGAATACTTGCGGGTTGAAGACACGCCTCTTTCTACCGAATTGCTGGCGGATCACCCGAATCTTATTGGCCTTCGCACTTTCTCTAAGGCCTACGGCTTGGCGGGCGTTCGCGTGGGATACGCCTTCGGCCAAGAGGCAATTATCGACGCACTGAATCGCGTGGCCTTGCCATTCGGCGTGAACGTCGCCGCTCAGGCAGGGGCGCTGGCGTCGCTTGAGGCTCAACAGGAACTGTTGGAACGCACGGAAATCGTTGTGCGCAATCGCGACCGCGTTGCCGACCACCTCGGCGTGCCTCGTTCGCAGGCGAACTTCGTTTGGCTTGAAACCACCGACGGTCAACGGATTGCCGAGCAGCTCTTTGAGCAGGGAGTCATCGTGCGCGCATTTCCCGAGGGCGTGCGCATCACGGTCACCGATGATGAGGAAACTGATCGCCTCCTAGCCGCCTGGGACGCAATCGATCACTAG
- a CDS encoding MoaD/ThiS family protein, which produces MEIHYFAAAKAARGVGVEHLEFGGTLEQLIEHLAAQSSLSTDSGLSLADVFERCTFLVDGANADQGVDVSQAERVDVLPPFAGG; this is translated from the coding sequence ATGGAGATCCACTATTTCGCAGCAGCAAAAGCAGCCCGGGGTGTGGGCGTCGAGCACCTTGAATTTGGTGGCACGCTGGAGCAGCTCATCGAGCACCTGGCAGCCCAAAGCTCGCTGAGCACCGACAGCGGGCTAAGTCTTGCAGACGTGTTTGAGCGCTGCACCTTCCTGGTGGATGGTGCAAATGCTGATCAGGGCGTGGACGTCAGCCAGGCGGAGCGGGTAGACGTGCTGCCGCCATTCGCGGGAGGCTAG
- a CDS encoding molybdenum cofactor biosynthesis protein MoaE, whose protein sequence is MDTAAGQAHEGHDPAYVKAQAGIIDAFITDHPIDAGKARELTATRAMGAVVTFDGVVRDHDGGEPVADLTYTAHPNAAGVMRAVVERIASQHPNTRIFAVHRTGALQIGDTAFLVVAAAAHRHDAFYAAMAVADAVKAEVPIWKEQHLSDGRTQWVGIE, encoded by the coding sequence GTGGACACCGCTGCAGGTCAGGCGCATGAGGGCCATGACCCCGCCTACGTGAAGGCGCAGGCCGGAATAATTGACGCGTTCATCACGGATCACCCGATCGACGCGGGCAAGGCGCGCGAACTCACGGCCACTCGCGCGATGGGCGCGGTGGTCACCTTCGACGGCGTGGTGCGCGATCATGACGGCGGCGAGCCGGTTGCGGATCTCACTTATACCGCGCACCCCAACGCTGCTGGAGTGATGCGCGCGGTTGTGGAGCGGATCGCTTCTCAGCATCCAAACACCCGCATTTTCGCGGTTCACCGGACGGGGGCGCTGCAGATTGGCGACACCGCTTTTCTGGTGGTCGCCGCCGCCGCGCACCGCCACGATGCGTTTTACGCCGCCATGGCCGTTGCCGACGCCGTCAAGGCCGAAGTTCCCATCTGGAAGGAACAGCACCTCAGCGACGGTCGAACCCAATGGGTGGGCATCGAATGA
- a CDS encoding ThiF family adenylyltransferase, whose amino-acid sequence MRYARQEALIGDRQQKLFDAHVTAIGAGGLGSPALQYLAAAGVGRITIIDDDVVDESNLHRQVLHKTADVGRPKVESAREALLALNPDVRIEAVHQRLRWPEAMDLIRGDLVIDGSDNFDTRHIVSTTCARRGIPHIWSAILGFDAQLSVFWAGHGPIYEDLFPEPPAPGAVPSCAQAGVLGPLVGIMGSAMAMEAIKIITGLGTPLTGRLAYYSSLEQTWDFVPLRSSPAILEHVLHSAPTSQPHAPTVTKPDFPLIDVREPHEYTRHHIPGALNVPLSAIQSGASVPENAVLYCQAGIRSEQAYFLLSEQGIAGLRSLRGGIDAWHAD is encoded by the coding sequence ATGAGGTACGCGCGCCAAGAAGCCTTGATCGGCGACCGCCAGCAGAAGCTTTTCGACGCCCACGTCACCGCCATCGGTGCAGGCGGCCTCGGCTCCCCCGCCCTTCAATACCTGGCGGCCGCCGGCGTGGGCCGAATCACCATCATCGACGATGATGTAGTGGACGAATCAAATCTGCACCGCCAGGTGCTGCACAAGACGGCTGACGTGGGGCGACCCAAAGTCGAATCAGCCCGGGAGGCGCTGTTGGCACTGAACCCTGACGTACGCATCGAAGCGGTGCATCAGCGGCTGCGGTGGCCAGAAGCCATGGATCTGATCAGGGGCGATTTGGTGATCGACGGCTCCGACAACTTCGACACTCGCCACATCGTGTCGACCACGTGCGCCCGCAGAGGCATTCCCCACATTTGGTCGGCAATCCTCGGCTTCGACGCACAATTATCTGTCTTTTGGGCAGGTCACGGCCCCATCTATGAGGATCTCTTCCCCGAACCCCCAGCTCCCGGCGCCGTCCCAAGTTGCGCCCAGGCCGGCGTGCTCGGCCCTTTGGTGGGCATCATGGGCTCGGCAATGGCGATGGAAGCCATCAAGATCATCACCGGGCTCGGCACCCCGCTCACCGGCCGGCTCGCCTACTACTCATCCTTGGAGCAAACCTGGGATTTTGTCCCTTTGCGCAGTTCACCGGCGATCCTCGAGCACGTCCTGCACTCCGCCCCCACCTCACAACCCCACGCCCCCACAGTGACCAAACCCGATTTTCCGCTTATCGACGTCCGCGAACCCCACGAATACACCCGCCACCACATCCCCGGCGCCCTCAACGTGCCCCTCTCTGCCATTCAAAGCGGAGCCAGCGTCCCCGAGAACGCCGTGCTGTATTGCCAGGCGGGAATCCGCTCGGAACAGGCGTACTTTCTGCTCAGCGAACAAGGAATCGCAGGACTGCGCAGCTTGCGCGGCGGCATCGACGCCTGGCACGCCGATTAA
- a CDS encoding LppP/LprE family lipoprotein, whose amino-acid sequence MPSFIHSRLIPGIALSTLLSFSLAGCIDPSDIVSGKKLESGVTTATESPDDCSANVPMESLEQHAEELPKLNNQAWPLELARVDQENPCATLSYIAIPLGRGTVSTPMQVALFHNGQFLGPATEHIYSFAPEINRINDATIAVTYRFREEGESNAEASGYTTVVFEWDEDSQKVRSTGEFPPSN is encoded by the coding sequence ATGCCGAGCTTTATCCATTCGCGACTCATTCCCGGTATCGCGCTGAGCACATTGCTGAGCTTTAGCCTCGCGGGATGCATTGATCCGAGCGATATCGTTTCGGGTAAAAAGCTGGAATCGGGCGTAACCACCGCTACCGAATCCCCGGACGATTGCAGCGCAAACGTTCCAATGGAATCGCTTGAACAGCACGCGGAGGAGCTCCCCAAGCTCAACAACCAGGCCTGGCCTCTCGAACTCGCCCGTGTGGATCAGGAAAATCCCTGCGCCACCTTGTCCTATATAGCGATTCCGCTGGGCAGGGGAACCGTGTCAACCCCCATGCAAGTGGCATTGTTCCACAACGGCCAGTTCCTCGGACCCGCTACCGAGCACATCTACAGCTTTGCACCGGAAATTAACCGCATCAACGATGCGACGATCGCTGTCACTTACCGATTCCGTGAGGAAGGTGAATCCAACGCCGAGGCAAGTGGATACACCACCGTGGTATTCGAATGGGACGAGGACTCCCAGAAAGTTCGCAGCACAGGGGAGTTTCCGCCGAGCAACTAG
- a CDS encoding NAD(P)H-quinone oxidoreductase, giving the protein MKAIEVLDDQQLQLTDAEKPQLKPGEVRVKVKAVGVNRADLLQAAGHYPPPPGTSEVLGLECAGVIEDAGDTGRAQGERVACLLAGGAYAEYVAVPEGQLMPIPDGYSFEEAASVVEVACTVWSNMGMLAGLEAGQTLLIHGGAGGIGTFAIQLAKHLGLQVAVTAGSEEKLNICKQLGADILINYKEEDFAERLKNQCDRILDIIGAKYLDQNVKALAQDGHMVIIGMQGGVKGELNIGRLLSKRGTISATALRARELEDKARIVRSTVENVWPLLEDGTIKHHIHAVLPLEQAQRAHEMLKGGEVTGKLVLSV; this is encoded by the coding sequence ATGAAAGCTATTGAAGTGCTTGACGATCAGCAATTGCAACTCACAGATGCGGAGAAACCGCAGCTCAAGCCGGGAGAGGTTCGGGTGAAGGTGAAGGCGGTCGGCGTAAATCGCGCGGATCTGCTTCAGGCGGCCGGGCACTATCCGCCCCCTCCTGGTACCTCGGAGGTCCTGGGTTTGGAGTGTGCAGGCGTCATTGAGGACGCAGGAGATACCGGCCGGGCTCAGGGTGAACGCGTGGCGTGTCTGCTCGCCGGTGGCGCTTATGCGGAGTACGTGGCGGTGCCGGAAGGTCAACTCATGCCCATTCCGGATGGCTACAGCTTTGAAGAGGCGGCGTCTGTGGTGGAAGTGGCGTGCACGGTGTGGTCCAACATGGGCATGCTCGCCGGCCTGGAGGCGGGTCAGACATTGCTCATCCACGGTGGTGCCGGCGGTATTGGCACCTTCGCTATCCAATTGGCTAAGCATCTGGGTCTACAGGTGGCGGTGACCGCGGGTTCGGAAGAAAAACTCAACATCTGCAAGCAGCTCGGCGCGGACATCCTCATCAATTACAAGGAGGAGGATTTCGCGGAGAGGTTGAAGAACCAGTGCGATCGAATCTTGGACATCATTGGTGCCAAGTACCTGGATCAAAACGTCAAGGCTTTGGCTCAGGATGGTCACATGGTGATCATTGGTATGCAGGGTGGTGTGAAGGGCGAGCTGAATATTGGCCGTCTGCTGAGCAAGCGTGGCACCATCTCGGCCACGGCCTTGCGTGCTCGTGAATTGGAGGACAAAGCTCGGATTGTGCGAAGCACCGTGGAGAATGTTTGGCCGCTGCTCGAAGACGGCACGATCAAGCACCACATTCATGCCGTCTTACCCTTGGAGCAGGCGCAGCGCGCGCACGAGATGCTCAAGGGTGGTGAAGTTACCGGCAAGCTCGTCTTGAGCGTCTAA